A stretch of DNA from Triticum dicoccoides isolate Atlit2015 ecotype Zavitan chromosome 2A, WEW_v2.0, whole genome shotgun sequence:
acatagtatgtgactattgacttgcaagataggatcaagaactctcatatattgatgaaaacataataggttcagatctgaaatcatggcactcgggccctagtgacaagcattaagcatagcaaagtcatagcaacatcaatctcagaacatagtggatactagggatcaaaccctaacaaaactaactcgattacatgataaatcccatccaacccatcaccgcccagcaagcctatgatggaattactcacacacggcggtgagcatcatgaaattggtaatggaggaaggttgatgatgacgatgacgacggattcccctctccggagccccgaacggactccagatcagccctcccgagagagtttagggcttgggcggcggctccgtatcgtaaaacgcgatgaatccctctctctgattttttttccttcCGGAaactgaatatatggagtcagggttgaggtcggtggagcgtcagggaggccacgaggcagggggcgcgcctaggggggtagggcgcgcccccaccctcgtgaacaggtggtggccccctgacgtggatcttttttccagtattttttatatattccaaaataattctccattgatttttaggtcattccgagaacttttatttctgcacaaaaataacaccatggcaattctgctgaaaacagcgtcaatccggattagttccattcaaatcatgcatgttagagtccaaaataaaggcaaaagtgtttggaaaagtagatacgacgaagacgtatcaactcccccaagcttaaacctttgtttgtcctcaagcaattcagttgataaactgaaagtgataaagaaaaacttttacaaactatgtttgctcttgttgttgtaaatatgtaaagccagcattcaagttttcagcaaagattatgaactaatcatAGTCAcagtaacatttaggtctcatgtttactcatatcaatggcataatcaactagcgagcaataataataaatctcggatgacaacactttctcaaaataatcataatctgatataataagatggcatctcgctagcctttctgagaccgcaaaacataaatggagagcacctttaaaaatcaaggactgattagacattgtaattcatggcgtcGGCCATCTCCGGAGCCGTGCACGACCAGCTCCACTGCTGGCCCACCAGGCCTGGGTGAAACGcgaccaccagctcctcctccatcACCTCCTTCGCCCTCACCATCTCCAGTTCGGGGATGGCGACATCGCCAGCCGCAGAGAGGGCCATCGTCTCCTCAAGGCCCGGCCATTGGCGCTCATCGTGTGTtttcatggagtcctccatgacacgtTACATGAGTCGGGCCTCCTCCTTCGCTGTCATGCGAGAaggtggtggtggcgacggcgtgggcgtgaggCCGCGCACCCGAGGAGCAGGCGCTGCACGCTCTTGACGTGGCCACCGCGGCCTCGACGACGTGTCGGCGAAGAAAGAGACGCGCCGCACGTCGTGCTCGTCCCTTAGCCACGTGTCCCAGAGCACCCGTCGTGCTAATTCCCGTGTTCTGACTGACAGCACCCCCGGATGCCCATCAGGTGATACCATGCCTTAGATGGTCCCATGATACGAGCTTCTGGTCCGTCGGATCTCAGATCCAATGGCTTCTAGAAGGTTCTGAAAGATTGCCGTACTTGTTCGCAATTTTGACTTTAGAAGGTCTTTTTCGCAAAATATTACGTATCATGAGAGCATCTACGGCTTCGTATCACCTAATACTCTCCCGCCCAGGCCTACCTTTTTTTTCTTAATCTAAATCTGATCCTCGACGGAACCGAATATCGCAGCCAAGTGTTGAAAAATACTACATAAATAATTGGTTTAGTCCAAGGGAAtgtcgccgtcgccggccactCGCCAACAGCCACAAGTCGATTGAGTGTTGTCCGTTCCGTCGACGAGACGCGAGATCAACTCGACGACGCGACAATTATGCGGCCCGACCATCACTTTCCTCAACCCAAAAAAAGATGTTATTCCACGCGAGCCACGACGAATGTAAGCTACAGAATATGCCACACCATGTGCTTCGACCACGCGACACGACGCGAAACCAAACAACCATGAACTAATCCTTCCATTTTCTCTGTACATACTTTGACCAGTAGTAAAAGCGCCCCGTGATCATGGCCGGCGCGCGCTCACGGCTCAcggccacgggctcctattcacggGTGCTGTTTCGTGCCAGGTTCGTTCAGAGAAAAGAATGACGTGGGTGACACGACCAAGGTTTACTCGTCGGCATGCACGGCGGTGAAAAGTGTAGTAATCTTCATCAATCAAATCAACCACAACTTTTACCGGTCGCAATGTAAGTGGCGCGCAATTTCATTATCAAATCCCCTGTTTTGTCTATGTCGACGTAAACAAACGGACAAAAGTCGGCGACGTGATCGATCGACGGACCGACGAGCTCTTCTAGGCCTTGGCGGCGGCGGGCACGACGAAGAAGTGCTGCGCGACGATGCGGCGCTGGATCTTGCCGGTGGCCGTCTTGGGCAGGTCGGCGGCGATGTACACCTTCTTGGGCACCTTGAACGCCGCCAGGTTCTTCCGGCAGaaggccaccacctcctcctcgccCAGCTTCACACTATCCCTGGGGATCACCGCGCAGTGGATCTCCTCGCCGTACTTCTCGTCGGGGACGCCGAACGACACCGCCTGCGCCACGTCCGGGTGGCCCAGCAGcaccgagtccacctcgatgggcgagATCTTCTCGCCGCCCCGGTTGATGAGCTCCTTGATCCGCCCCACCAGGCTCACGTACCCCTCGCCGTCCATCACGCCGATGTCGCCCGTGTGGAACCACCCGTGCAGGAACGCCGCCTCGTTCGCGCCGGGGTCCGCGGTCTTGTACCCGGCCGTCACGTTCGGCCCGCGGATGCACACCTCCCCGCGCTCGCCGGCGGGGACATGGCTGCCGGCCTCGTCCAGCACCGCCACCTCCAGCGACCCCGCCGCGCGCCCCACGGAACCGGGCTTGCGCGCCCCGTCCTGCGGCAGCGGGTTGGAGGTCATCATGTGGGAGGCCTCCGTCATGGCGTACGCCTCCAGCACCGGCGCCCCGAAGGCCGCCTCCAGCCGCTCCAGGATCACCGGCGCCAGCGACGCGCTGCAGCTCCGCACGAACCGGAGCGCCGGGTACCGCGGCTCCGGCCGCGACGCGTGCCGGTCCAGTATGATCTGGTGGATGGTCGGCACGGCCGTGTACCACGTGGCGCCCGCCGCGAGCATGTCGGCCCAGAACGTGGACGCCGAGAagcggccggcggcggggagcgccaCCGACGCGCCGGAGGCGAGCGAGGA
This window harbors:
- the LOC119357203 gene encoding oxalate--CoA ligase-like, translating into MDALTLTSLLKAAAAAFPDRRAIAVHAKIDLTHAALDALVDAAAARLAAGPDGLRPGQTVALCFPNTVELVVVFLAVIRARGVAAPLNPAYTQDEFEFYLSDSGARLLVTGADGNAPAQAAAAKLGLPHAVAATLTDAAGPLGLTGLVEGNPAPQNNGTLQHKEENEPSDVALFLHTSGTTSRPKGVPLTQHNLAASVQNIRAVYRFAETDATVVTLPLFHVHGLMCALLSSLASGASVALPAAGRFSASTFWADMLAAGATWYTAVPTIHQIILDRHASRPEPRYPALRFVRSCSASLAPVILERLEAAFGAPVLEAYAMTEASHMMTSNPLPQDGARKPGSVGRAAGSLEVAVLDEAGSHVPAGERGEVCIRGPNVTAGYKTADPGANEAAFLHGWFHTGDIGVMDGEGYVSLVGRIKELINRGGEKISPIEVDSVLLGHPDVAQAVSFGVPDEKYGEEIHCAVIPRDSVKLGEEEVVAFCRKNLAAFKVPKKVYIAADLPKTATGKIQRRIVAQHFFVVPAAAKA